A single genomic interval of Euwallacea similis isolate ESF13 chromosome 2, ESF131.1, whole genome shotgun sequence harbors:
- the LOC136417953 gene encoding monocarboxylate transporter 12-like isoform X2 — protein sequence MAQSVDTNASPAKRENDINEIMGDGVGKNAGRNGKSNKKNNLELYLNEKNAKVKPKIKVNPLFDSGESERLLNPSLIMPSAEEKPVLHVQFNHKDSDNSIKKEPPPPSLPSSDESSSSSSSSSSSESLEIAEARPPDGGWGWVVVAASFMVNLIADGITFSFGVIFVEFLNYFGENRGTTAWVGGLFMAMPLLSGPIASFLTDRYGCRKVTIFGALLASIGFIISSQANSMVVLCITFGVLAGFGLSLCYVASVVIVAYYFDKKRSSATGLAVCGSGIGTFIFAPLIQALLQEYGWRGTTLILAGLFLNMVVCGCLMRDLPWTSEKLKNLAKERKKNRHMKRKNRLMSTDSFSISTGTCTASVLQPIVENNEENEFDLQNHRLCNSVVHLPTYIRDGEKIPAEVLELLASNKNMYNILLANYPNLLVPSRSFSDSGRLNDAGSSVKHANTTTQLSPPTAVSPKDETWWVKRSPTSPTSPTHKAPLRKLPGAAFLKDLRIHRLSVTYRGAMLNLKRYRLRASSCPDIYRNSMTTIAREKVQWFAGLWDFWDLLVDMFDFSHFADPKYLVFALSNFLLYTWYDVPYVYLTDNASKLGYSEKDASILISIIGIINMVGEIILGWAGDRSWANASIIYAICMGLCGGVIALIPLISDYYLLCLISGGFGFLIAANYSLTCVILVELITLDRFTNAYGLLLLVQGFANLIGPPIGGWLYDITGTYHMSFYLAGLFIAISGMMLVIIPMTKRYRRFIRERTSSETSIKETSANEPSDLKNNYSLEAKENHQV from the exons ATGGCCCAAAGTGTGGACACTAACGCTTCCCCAGCCAAACGCGAAAACGATATTAACGAAATAA TGGGTGATGGTGTTGGCAAGAATGCTGGTCGTAATGGGAAGTCTAATAAGAAGAATAATTTGGAGCTATATCTCAACGAAAAGAACGCTAAGGTTAAGCCTAAGATCAAAGTGAATCCTCTGTTTGATTCAGGCGAATCCGAACGACTATTGAACCCCTCATTGATCATGCCTTCGGCGGAAGAGAAACCAGTATTGCATGTACAGTTCAACCATAAAGACAGTGATAACTCAATTAAAAAGGAGCCACCTCCGCCGAGTCTTCCATCTTCGGATGAGTCTAGTTCTTCATCATCTAGTTCATCTTCGAGTGAGTCTCTCGAAATTGCAGAAGCCCGACCTCCGGATGGTGGATGGGGTTGGGTAGTTGTCGCCGCCTCTTTCATGGTCAATCTTATAGCAGACGGGATAACTTTTAGTTTCGGTGTAAtatttgtagaatttttaaattattttggagAAAATCGAGGTACCACTGCTTGGGTGGGAGGTTTGTTTATGGCTATGCCATTACTATCTGGCCCAATTGCCAGCTTCTTGACAGATAGATATGGATGTAGAAAAGTCACCATTTTTGGAGCTCTCTTAGCGTCTATAGGGTTCATCATTAGTTCACAAGCGAATAGCATGGTAGTTCTTTGCATTACCTTTGGAGTATTAGCAGGTTTTGGCCTGAGTTTATGCTACGTGGCATCAGTTGTTATAGTTGCTTATTACTTTGATAAGAAGAGATCTTCTGCCACAGGATTAGCCGTTTGCGGCAGCGGCATAGGCACGTTTATATTTGCCCCGCTTATTCAAGCCCTTTTACAAGAATATGGATGGAGAGGTACCACCCTGATTTTGGCAGGTCTGTTTTTAAACATGGTGGTATGTGGTTGCCTCATGAGAGATTTACCTTGGACAtctgagaaattaaaaaatcttgctAAAGAGAGGAAGAAGAACAGACATATGAAGCGAAAGAATAGGCTTATGTCTACAGACTCATTTTCTATAAGCACTGGTACTTGCACAGCCAGTGTTCTGCAACCGATAGtagaaaataatgaagaaaatgagtTTGATCTGCAAAATCATAGATTGTGCAATTCAGTGGTTCATTTGCCAACATATATAAGAGATGGCGAGAAAATTCCTGCTGAAGTCTTGGAGTTGTTAGCCAGTAACAAGAAcatgtataatattttattggcaAACTATCCGAATCTCCTGGTACCATCGAGGAGTTTCAGCGACTCGGGACGTCTTAATGATGCAGGTTCTTCGGTCAAGCATGCTAATACTACAACCCAGCTATCACCACCAACGGCGGTTTCGCCGAAGGATGAAACTTGGTGGGTAAAACGAAGTCCGACATCTCCAACGTCACCCACTCATAAGGCACCACTAAGGAAGCTTCCGGGAGCAGCTTTTCTTAAAGATCTCAGGATTCACAG GCTCTCAGTGACCTATAGAGGCGCCATGCTAAATTTGAAGAGATACCGACTTCGGGCCAGTTCATGTCCCGACATCTACAGGAATTCTATGACCACCATAGCCCGAGAAAAGGTCCAGTGGTTCGCAGGATTGTGGGACTTCTGGGATCTGTTAGTGGACATGTTCGATTTTTCCCATTTCGCCGACCCCAAGTACTTGGTGTTCGCGTTGTCCAACTTCCTGTTGTATACGTGGTACGACGTGCCTTATGTGTACTTAACAGACAATGCTAGTAAGCTAGGATACTCCGAGAAAGATGCTTCAATACTCATTTCTATTATTGGGATTATCAATATGGTTGGTGAG ATTATCTTGGGATGGGCTGGAGACAGATCGTGGGCCAATGCCAGCATTATCTATGCAATTTGTATGGGACTTTGCGGTGGTGTTATAGCTTTAATCCCTCTCATTTCGGACTACTACCTTTTATGTCTGATTTCTGGGGGTTTTGGGTTCCTTATTGCCGCAAACTATTCTTTAACGTGTGTGATTTTAGTGGAACTCATTACGTTAGACAGGTTTACCAATGCTTACGGTTTGCTGTTGCTGGTACAgggatttgcaaatttaattggTCCGCCAATAGGAG GATGGCTGTACGATATAACTGGGACCTACCACATGTCATTCTACTTGGCAGGCTTGTTCATCGCAATCTCAGGAATGATGCTGGTAATAATTCCGATGACCAAGCGATACAGGAGGTTCATTCGGGAACGGACATCGTCCGAAACTTCAATAAAGGAAACGTCCGCAAATGAGCCTAGCGATTTAAAGAATAACTATTCGTTGGAAGCCAAAGAAAACCACCAGGTTTAA
- the LOC136417953 gene encoding monocarboxylate transporter 12-like isoform X1 encodes MAQSVDTNASPAKRENDINEISESCLLVSEKSSSHSLCNGAVVGDGVGKNAGRNGKSNKKNNLELYLNEKNAKVKPKIKVNPLFDSGESERLLNPSLIMPSAEEKPVLHVQFNHKDSDNSIKKEPPPPSLPSSDESSSSSSSSSSSESLEIAEARPPDGGWGWVVVAASFMVNLIADGITFSFGVIFVEFLNYFGENRGTTAWVGGLFMAMPLLSGPIASFLTDRYGCRKVTIFGALLASIGFIISSQANSMVVLCITFGVLAGFGLSLCYVASVVIVAYYFDKKRSSATGLAVCGSGIGTFIFAPLIQALLQEYGWRGTTLILAGLFLNMVVCGCLMRDLPWTSEKLKNLAKERKKNRHMKRKNRLMSTDSFSISTGTCTASVLQPIVENNEENEFDLQNHRLCNSVVHLPTYIRDGEKIPAEVLELLASNKNMYNILLANYPNLLVPSRSFSDSGRLNDAGSSVKHANTTTQLSPPTAVSPKDETWWVKRSPTSPTSPTHKAPLRKLPGAAFLKDLRIHRLSVTYRGAMLNLKRYRLRASSCPDIYRNSMTTIAREKVQWFAGLWDFWDLLVDMFDFSHFADPKYLVFALSNFLLYTWYDVPYVYLTDNASKLGYSEKDASILISIIGIINMVGEIILGWAGDRSWANASIIYAICMGLCGGVIALIPLISDYYLLCLISGGFGFLIAANYSLTCVILVELITLDRFTNAYGLLLLVQGFANLIGPPIGGWLYDITGTYHMSFYLAGLFIAISGMMLVIIPMTKRYRRFIRERTSSETSIKETSANEPSDLKNNYSLEAKENHQV; translated from the exons ATGGCCCAAAGTGTGGACACTAACGCTTCCCCAGCCAAACGCGAAAACGATATTAACGAAATAAGTGAGAGTTGTTTACTCGTTTCAGAAAAAAGTAGTTCTCATTCTTTGTGTAATGGCGCCGTAGTGGGTGATGGTGTTGGCAAGAATGCTGGTCGTAATGGGAAGTCTAATAAGAAGAATAATTTGGAGCTATATCTCAACGAAAAGAACGCTAAGGTTAAGCCTAAGATCAAAGTGAATCCTCTGTTTGATTCAGGCGAATCCGAACGACTATTGAACCCCTCATTGATCATGCCTTCGGCGGAAGAGAAACCAGTATTGCATGTACAGTTCAACCATAAAGACAGTGATAACTCAATTAAAAAGGAGCCACCTCCGCCGAGTCTTCCATCTTCGGATGAGTCTAGTTCTTCATCATCTAGTTCATCTTCGAGTGAGTCTCTCGAAATTGCAGAAGCCCGACCTCCGGATGGTGGATGGGGTTGGGTAGTTGTCGCCGCCTCTTTCATGGTCAATCTTATAGCAGACGGGATAACTTTTAGTTTCGGTGTAAtatttgtagaatttttaaattattttggagAAAATCGAGGTACCACTGCTTGGGTGGGAGGTTTGTTTATGGCTATGCCATTACTATCTGGCCCAATTGCCAGCTTCTTGACAGATAGATATGGATGTAGAAAAGTCACCATTTTTGGAGCTCTCTTAGCGTCTATAGGGTTCATCATTAGTTCACAAGCGAATAGCATGGTAGTTCTTTGCATTACCTTTGGAGTATTAGCAGGTTTTGGCCTGAGTTTATGCTACGTGGCATCAGTTGTTATAGTTGCTTATTACTTTGATAAGAAGAGATCTTCTGCCACAGGATTAGCCGTTTGCGGCAGCGGCATAGGCACGTTTATATTTGCCCCGCTTATTCAAGCCCTTTTACAAGAATATGGATGGAGAGGTACCACCCTGATTTTGGCAGGTCTGTTTTTAAACATGGTGGTATGTGGTTGCCTCATGAGAGATTTACCTTGGACAtctgagaaattaaaaaatcttgctAAAGAGAGGAAGAAGAACAGACATATGAAGCGAAAGAATAGGCTTATGTCTACAGACTCATTTTCTATAAGCACTGGTACTTGCACAGCCAGTGTTCTGCAACCGATAGtagaaaataatgaagaaaatgagtTTGATCTGCAAAATCATAGATTGTGCAATTCAGTGGTTCATTTGCCAACATATATAAGAGATGGCGAGAAAATTCCTGCTGAAGTCTTGGAGTTGTTAGCCAGTAACAAGAAcatgtataatattttattggcaAACTATCCGAATCTCCTGGTACCATCGAGGAGTTTCAGCGACTCGGGACGTCTTAATGATGCAGGTTCTTCGGTCAAGCATGCTAATACTACAACCCAGCTATCACCACCAACGGCGGTTTCGCCGAAGGATGAAACTTGGTGGGTAAAACGAAGTCCGACATCTCCAACGTCACCCACTCATAAGGCACCACTAAGGAAGCTTCCGGGAGCAGCTTTTCTTAAAGATCTCAGGATTCACAG GCTCTCAGTGACCTATAGAGGCGCCATGCTAAATTTGAAGAGATACCGACTTCGGGCCAGTTCATGTCCCGACATCTACAGGAATTCTATGACCACCATAGCCCGAGAAAAGGTCCAGTGGTTCGCAGGATTGTGGGACTTCTGGGATCTGTTAGTGGACATGTTCGATTTTTCCCATTTCGCCGACCCCAAGTACTTGGTGTTCGCGTTGTCCAACTTCCTGTTGTATACGTGGTACGACGTGCCTTATGTGTACTTAACAGACAATGCTAGTAAGCTAGGATACTCCGAGAAAGATGCTTCAATACTCATTTCTATTATTGGGATTATCAATATGGTTGGTGAG ATTATCTTGGGATGGGCTGGAGACAGATCGTGGGCCAATGCCAGCATTATCTATGCAATTTGTATGGGACTTTGCGGTGGTGTTATAGCTTTAATCCCTCTCATTTCGGACTACTACCTTTTATGTCTGATTTCTGGGGGTTTTGGGTTCCTTATTGCCGCAAACTATTCTTTAACGTGTGTGATTTTAGTGGAACTCATTACGTTAGACAGGTTTACCAATGCTTACGGTTTGCTGTTGCTGGTACAgggatttgcaaatttaattggTCCGCCAATAGGAG GATGGCTGTACGATATAACTGGGACCTACCACATGTCATTCTACTTGGCAGGCTTGTTCATCGCAATCTCAGGAATGATGCTGGTAATAATTCCGATGACCAAGCGATACAGGAGGTTCATTCGGGAACGGACATCGTCCGAAACTTCAATAAAGGAAACGTCCGCAAATGAGCCTAGCGATTTAAAGAATAACTATTCGTTGGAAGCCAAAGAAAACCACCAGGTTTAA
- the Chrac-16 gene encoding chromatin accessibility complex 16kD protein, producing the protein MDDRRSSSKFVNLPVGRVNTIMKSSSDVENVSKESSVIMSKAAELFIRTLTEEGYVETHFGKRLDYKSLANIVHRNDKYNFLRDILPKKITVLQFKEIMAKKKAAKDKSEGEDSSSVDEEESSDGEESGSSTSGN; encoded by the coding sequence ATGGATGACAGAAGATCTTCCTCAAAATTTGTCAACCTCCCAGTTGGGAGGGTGAATACAATAATGAAAAGCTCTTCAGATGTTGAGAATGTAAGCAAAGAATCTTCGGTTATCATGTCAAAGGCTGCAGAATTGTTTATTAGGACTCTTACAGAAGAGGGATATGTGGAAACACATTTTGGGAAAAGATTGGATTATAAATCATTGGCTAATATAGTGCACAGAAATGACAAATACAATTTCTTGAGGGATATTTTGCCAAAGAAAATAACAGTGCTTCAATTCAAGGAAATCATGGCAAAGAAGAAGGCTGCTAAAGACAAGAGTGAGGGAGAGGATAGCTCATCTGTTGATGAGGAAGAGAGTAGTGATGGTGAGGAGAGTGGAAGCAGTACTTCTGGAAATTAA
- the elg1 gene encoding enhanced level of genomic instability 1 — protein sequence MKDITSYFSSPSKTINPSSLTNFSPSVASQEPIQPINPSTLEIETKVISNSELRTDDLTEKGTQRKIKKKKNSLKFSDPKAKNVAKLHSSRLNLISHNTSGIITISQESDSSTLESLSSTGDGNGTLEGTSNLGSQAEAVNTFAKENLDNHPLITKNNLEELDESKFTPKINAFQFLMNSRNNIIGSNSEGKPFNKLENAPTEEKSKLKARKSLFEDWANEKGASKRLRDDEDIEQCINQKLEKRAKRLKKLLHAEKLQTEKKKVSKSKRNTREISSSTSECIVNDVLSNLKGNIESKEMVDEDAQDTVISKVESSKKKQRDSNLLNFHRVIDNTDKEDIIEIYQEPQLHIKEVIKIKMFTPQCKKKESSLMRKRKLCNTSDVINDNCEKSELKGLISKYENNPQSQPSLNDSLEDFCPVESDCLKMNINSKETKQSKKNVDKERQHNFKKNSNVSKKKQKDSTDELPKPAKRKKLVKNVLTGVDSVNNSSIPTQNKFLCTEKAQETFFEKGDEDTINVHVNKIKEIDVSSIRRTLRKREDINYREVAGDLKNISHRTKKYKHNNELPSRKKSRKSNKDNSIEKIELSSDDSDSICDIGVMKTTPKMAPVFLKATPKPKITNQVIEARKKFLMSGIPDSLKKTVERRKRIEEKDFDTFPLISHVQQKCDNPYWSLPEPTLNYKEISTLQISTKHQNYENLVIRNIPYEINLTTEMKKVKHLKSFLYKIKTQNPNYPVYKVFKHVYEKSGKSLVHNNTNSKKNLKRHLKKLERKSEVKENDGGASVVSKNHEMWPEKYKPKSTQEIIGNYHSVQELKKWLEMWKNYSQEINAKSRKGVSGTSESEFETSDCDSRDSSRLPGNTMILYGPNGSGKTSAVYATAYELKLNVLELNASTKRTGKKLLQELQEATQSHQVRKSESPTLSKFINSSTSINVELKTTNKPNEKNDKLSLKGSKKMCILLIEDIDLIFEQDEGFLSSLCQLIMTSKRPIILTTTDNSAPHVQKFISQYECVSFQRLSMHCLAVWLQIVCLVEGMLVDKRHLGNLLEYNKGDIRKTLLEVQFWCQSGGQRDKCRVFPIKTDMSGSVVDCDLEAIDDELQVEIKEDECDNAEYFTHKNCLGSFEIFRVNKEFCLPEKIDLGTIWWNLPNIMNSQSNASERLKRQKGLPFKKAKYIPESSSEANRLKLKSAMQIYDSLIMSDCLLKNTGMHHSNEPVIQSWHFDVLNSIELSERKEDYVTLQDSLSEDISHNLLNGCIESYEKIEGTSNGINMSLPDACERRWRANIHLCEHYLKESLPISNILERKSVSLDYLPALREITRLEEKRADSNTKRQNRFRHYFKELSLDFNPTACKLACTILNLSCN from the exons ATGAAAGATATTACCTCCTACTTCTCGAGTCCTTCAAAAACCATAAACCCAAGCAGCCTCACAAATTTTAGTCCGTCAGTCGCCTCCCAGGAACCTATTCAACCCATCAACCCATCAACGTtagaaattgaaacaaaagtaatttcaaattcagaGTTGAGAACAGATGATTTGACAGAGAAGGGAACTcaacgaaaaattaaaaaaaagaaaaacagtcTGAAGTTTTCGGATCCAAAAGCGAAAAATGTCGCAAAATTACATTCAAGTAGGTTGAATTTAATATCTCATAATACAAGTGGCATAATAACAATCAGTCAAGAAAGCGACAGTTCAACTCTCGAAAGCTTAAGTTCTACTGGTGATGGAAATGGAACACTTGAAGGTACATCAAATCTTGGATCACAGGCAGAGGCAGTTAATACATTTGCCAAG gaaaatttagaCAATCATCCTTTAATTACAAAGAACAATTTGGAAGAACTAGATGAATCTAAATTTActccaaaaataaatgcatttcagtttttaatgaaCAGTCGAAATAATATAATTGGTTCCAACTCTGAAGGCAAACCTTTTAACAAATTGGAAAACGCTCCCACAGAAGAAAAGAGTAAGTTAAAAGCAAGAAAAAGCTTATTTGAAGATTGGGCTAATGAAAAAGGGGCTTCGAAACGCTTGAGAGATGATGAGGACATTGAGCAATGCATTAatcaaaaactggaaaaaagaGCCAAGAGACTAAAAAAACTGTTACATGCCGAAAAATTACAGACTGAAAAGAAGAAAGTTTCAAAATCCAAAAGAAATACTAGGGAGATCAGTTCATCAACATCAGAGTGTATTGTTAATGatgttttaagtaatttaaaaggtaacaTAGAATCTAAAGAAATGGTAGATGAAGATGCTCAAGATACTGTAATATCAAAGGTGGAATCTTCAAAAAAGAAGCAGAGAGATAGTAATTTACTTAACTTTCACAGAGTTATTGATAACACAGATAAGGaagatattattgaaatttaccaAGAACCTCAATTGCATATAAAAGaagtcattaaaattaaaatgtttactcCCCAATGTAAGAAGAAGGAGTCCTCTTTAATGAGGAAAAGGAAATTATGTAATACTTCAGATGTGATTAATGATAATTGTGAAAAAAGTGAACTTAAAGGgttaatatcaaaatatgaaaacaacCCACAGAGTCAACCATCCTTAAATGAttctttagaagatttttgCCCTGTGGAAAGTGACTGTTTGAAAATGAACATTAATAGCAAGGAAACAAAGCAAAGCAAGAAAAATGTGGATAAAGAAAggcaacataattttaaaaaaaatagcaatgttagcaaaaagaaacaaaaggATTCCACTGATGAATTGCCTAAAcctgcaaaaagaaaaaagttggttaaaaatgtacttactGGAGTTGATTCAGTAAATAATTCATCCATTCcaactcaaaataaatttctttgtaCTGAAAAAGCacaagaaacattttttgaaaaaggaGATGAAGACACTATTAATGTACatgtcaataaaataaaagaaattgatgTATCAAGTATTAGAAGAACGTTAAGAAAACGCGAAGATATTAATTATAGAGAAGTGGCAGGTGATTTAAAGAATATCTCACACCGGACCAAAAAATATAAGCATAACAATGAGCTTCCTTCCAGGAAAAAATCTAGGAAATCTAATAAAGATAActcaatagaaaaaattgagTTATCATCAGATGATTCAGATTCAATATGTGATATAGGAGTGATGAAAACAACTCCCAAGATGGCACCCGTTTTTTTAAAGGCAACGCCGAAACCAAAGATTACTAACCAGGTCATTGAGGcaagaaagaaatttttgatgaGCGGAATTCCTGATTCGTTGAAAAAAACTGTAGAAAGGCGTAAAAG GATAGAAGAAAAAGATTTTGATACTTTCCCTCTTATCAGCCATGTACAACAGAAGTGTGACAACCCATATTGGAGCCTTCCAGAACcaacattaaattataaagaaatcTCAACATTGCAAATAAGCACCAAACATcagaattatgaaaatttggtaattCGCAACATCccttatgaaataaatttaaccacTGAAATGAAGAAAGTCAAACACTTGAAGAGTTTTCTCTACAAAATCAAGACGCAAAATCCAAATTATCCAGTTTATAAGGTTTTTAAGCATGTATATGAGAAAAGTGGGAAGTCCCTAGTTCACAATAATACcaacagtaaaaaaaatcttaaaaggcatttgaaaaaattggaaagaAAAAGTGAGGTAAAAGAAAATGATGGAGGGGCAAGTGTGGTTTCAAAGAATCACGAGATGTGGCCAGAGAAGTATAAGCCTAAAAGTACGCAGGAGATAATAGGAAATTATCACAGTGTTCAGGAACTGAAGAAATGGTTagaaatgtggaaaaattacAGTCAGGAAATCAATGCAAAGTCAAGAAAAGGGGTCAGTGGTACTAGCGAGTCCGAGTTTGAGACCAGTGACTGTGATAGCAG agaTAGCTCTAGGCTGCCTGGCAATACTATGATACTTTACGGCCCCAACGGAAGCGGAAAAACTAGTGCTGTTTACGCCACCGCCTATGAGTTAAAACTGAATGTTTTGGAGCTTAATGCCTCAACTAAAAGAACAG GTAAAAAGCTACTTCAAGAACTTCAAGAAGCCACCCAATCGCATCAAGTCAGAAAAAGCGAAAGTCCTACCTTGTCAAAATTCATAAACTCGTCGACATCCATAAACGTCGAACTAAAAACAACGAACAAACCCAACGAAAAGAATGACAAATTATCCCTAAAAGgcagtaaaaaaatgtgtatattACTCATAGAAGACATCGACTTAATCTTCGAACAAGATGAAGGATTCTTATCCTCGCTTTGTCAACTAATAATGACAAGCAAAAGACCAATAATTTTAACTACAACAGACAACTCAGCTCCTCATGTCCAAAAGTTTATCAGCCAATACGAATGCGTATCCTTCCAACGTTTATCCATGCATTGTTTGGCCGTTTGGTTGCAAATAGTGTGCTTGGTAGAAGGAATGTTAGTGGATAAAAGGCATCTTGGAAATTTATTGGAATATAACAAGGGAGATATTAGGAAAACTTTATTAGAAGTACAGTTTTGGTGTCAAAGCGGAGGTCAGCGGGACAAATGCAGagtatttccaattaaaaCGGATATGAGCGGGTCAGTTGTGGATTGTGATTTAGAAGCTATAGATGATGAATTACAG GTGGAAATCAAAGAAGATGAGTGTGATAACGCCGAATATTTCACGCACAAAAACTGCCTTGGCAGCTTTGAGATATTTCGAGTCAACAAAGAATTCTGTTTACCAGAGAAAATAGATTTAGGCACCATTTGGTGGAACCTCCCCAATATTATGAACTCCCAAAGCAATGCCTCTGAACGCCTTAAGAGACAAAAAGgacttccatttaaaaaagcaaagtACATACCCGAAAGCAGCAGCGAAGCTAATAGGCTGAAACTAAAATCAGCTATGCAAATCTATGATTCACTAATCATGTCTGATTGCCTACTAAAAAATACGGGAATGCATCATTCAAATGAGCCTGTTATCCAAAGTTGgcattttgatgttttaaattCTATAGAATTATCTGAAAGGAAAGAAGACTATGTCACATTGCAAGATAGTTTGAGTGAAGATATTTcacataatttgttaaatggtTGTATAGAGAGTTATGAGAAAATAGAGGGTACGAGTAATGGTATAAATATGTCTCTTCCTGATGCCTGTGAAAGAag atgGCGTGCCAATATACATCTTTGCGAGCACTATCTCAAAGAATCGTTGCCGATATCAAACATTTTAGAAAGGAAATCCGTGTCTTTAGATTATTTGCCAGCACTCCGAGAAATAACCAGACTTGAAGAG